AAAATTAAGAGAGACAATATTCATTGTGTGAAGAGCATTAATGAGTTCAAACTTCAAACCCAGTTGTGAGATCGGTGGTAGTTCCTGGGATTTCCGCAGCTGCTGCATAAACAAGAGGATACGTTGCTCTTTGAAATGGAGTAATTGATTGTCCCTATTGTGATCAACCAAACcaagtagaaaaaaaaaaaaaactattagtGAATCCTAACATATATGATTAGATATTAATTGAAATGAAACTAAGAGGGTggttaagcttattttaaagaacatataattttattaaaaatttataagttgtcaaaatatttaaataactgAACTTATAAGCGAAATAGAGAATTTTGTGctacaaaagaaaaaagaaaaaattagaaagagaaaattgaATAGAGATGAAATTAAAGGACACATGatgaaaacaaacaaactatatataattgaataatatttgtaaaatgattgttgtatataagatttaaaaaaaataagttcaaataaagattttttttttgagagattATAAACTGTTTTGCTGAACACTTTGAAGGAGTttctaaacaatttataaattattttaaagaacttataaacGCAGCAAACCTCTATTGTGAGGCCGTTTCCAAGGAGGAGAGGCGACGAGAAGACGCGGTCGACGCTACTGGCGGCGACGGTTATGATCCAGGGGGCGACATTGGATACCGTAGATAGATCAGGACCTGAATTTCCTGCACTACAAGCCACCACGACGTTCCGCCTCACCGCATGCAATGCTCCAATGGCGATGCCGTCTTCGGTGTAGGGCCTGCTCGTGTTCCCTCCGATGGAAACACTGATCACTCCGACACCGTCTGCGATGGCGTCGTCGAACGCCGCAAGCATGTCGTCGTCCAGGCACGCATTTCCTTCGGCCGGACTTTGCCCCGGGACCGGCCAGCATACTTTGTAGATGGCCAGGCGGGCCAATGGGGCCCCACCGCTGGCCGTGCCATTGCCAACGCCGCCTATTGCGGCTGCGTTGGGGACTCTCCGGCCGCCGATGGTTGACGCCGTGTGAGTGCCGTGGCCGTTGATGTCTCTGGGTGATCGGAAGTCTAGCGTGGGGTCGAGTGGCCCGAAGTAGGCCTCGTAGCCCTTCAAATAGTAGCGAGCTCCTACCAATTTCctgttaattaaattaatgaccAAATCaacttcaaattttatttacataTGTGTAATGATTAAATCAAACCTCGTATAGTTAGAGTTAGTTACCGATTACAGTGAGAGGAATTAAACGCAACGCCAGTTTGGCAGATCCCATTCCAAGAAGTTGGAATAGGTTCCATTCCCTCGTCATTGAAACTTTCTGACTCGGGCCATACGCCTGGAAGTAAGGATGTGTGTAGATCAAATAATTTTGGTTCGATTCGATGTTTTTGATATTTGAATTCGAAATTGTATGATTCAATTAGGAATACAAACAAACCTTTTGATTTAATAATTTATCGATTATAATCTCAAAATTAATGGTGATATTcgattatgtatttatattatgtTATTGTGCATTTACGAAATTTAGTTATAATATTTCATaataactttgatttttattagaGCTCCTCcctatatacacatatatatagttatttttatatttaattaatagttataaaataaaaaagaatattaatttatttaaataaaaaggaacatgagaaaaagaaaaacaataattgaatctttaaaaaaatattggatATAACtccaaattatttaaaatattgttttaaattttttatcctTCAAAATTGCAAATCACATTGAATAGttggaattttaaaatcaaatattcatgTTGTGTTGTTAGAATATATACactttataaaaaattgaaataaatattcaatttgaTTCGAATATTCATGAATATGTGTACGAATCGAATTCAAATCGccaataaaattgaaatatataaatattttatgaataGTGATAgaattcgattcgattcgtgTATATCCCTGACTAACAGAAAAAAATGGTTAGGATTTTCAACATAAATCAACAGATGAAGGAATGAAgaaagagaaattaattaacaaatatatatatataccgcTGTCGAGTACTCCAATGATGACATTCTTGCCGTAGCTAGCTTTACTCAATAATTCTTCTCCGTTGGCCTTTGAAGCATCCCAGTTTGCTTCAAGTAAGCTAATGAAATCCCATGATCTTGTTGTGTGGAGCCTTGATTTTGTGGGATGGCTATGAAACACTGAAATCACTCCATCCATGTCTGAGATTGTGTGAGCTTCTTGCGGGGTGAGCAAGGCAGAGAAGccattgatgacattcttataGCTGTAAATTAGGCAGGATTCAGCCTCCTCTTTGGAGCCTTTGACAGAATGCAAATACGAGTGATGAATGTTTTTGATCTCTTGCAATGTTTTCTGCCCGTTGTGCTCTCCCAGGTATACTATGTAAACCTAGATATCAAGATTAATGCAACAATTTGCAAATGAAGCATAATCAAATTAATTGGTGATAATCAAGATTAAACTTAAATATAACCTGCCGTTGAGCCGATGAAGCTACGATATTGAGAAGTAGAAATGCAGCAAGACTTATCAACTGATTATTCATTCTCCTCAAAGAATTGAATTAATTGCAGCTGCTCTTACTTGTTATCTGCAGCTGATTTCTAGCAAATTTTATAGAGTTTTGCCCATGACAGAGACATTGATGCCCCCTTAATACTAAGTTTCTGACTAATTCTTTGACatgaaaattattgttttaaacAAAACATGATGACGTCCTGTTGGAATTAGGTAGGCTGAATATCATGGAAATTTTCTCAAATGTCagattatatataattaattaatttcaacttATCTCTGTAACatataaataatagaatttGTGCAATACAAAATTGTGTTGGAAAATGAATGAACAGTACTTGCATATATAGTTGATCAAATTAAAGTCTTCTTATAATATAAGACTAATTAAAATGTCGTTTGCCATGCCTATCTTATAAAGACTTGTTCCTTTGTATTGAGTTCAGGTTCAAAccacagaaaaaataataactctgactttaataatttattcgttAATCATAGTATGTCTTTAATTATCTTACTAAATACTCATTGTTTTTCTAGTTGATGAGCATGTATGATTGATTAattctaataattaattaatcccatAGTCGCACTCATTATAATATCACTGGTCAATGCACTCTTATAACTCctaaatttacagatttttggaATTAGTGGAGCAACTCGTGAAATGTTCTTAACTAaaaaaattcatcttctcgaattgcCCCCCTATACTTAAATAAACTAGTGGCATTATAGAATTATTTATAGTTGCTGGTCTAGCATAAAAAAGTAAAGTAGGAAAAAACACGAAGCATATATACTAGAACGCAGAAAAATATGTTCTTGTCTTGTGATTGAAACATGAATACATGACACATAACATGATATTGTATTTTATATTTGGCTAAAGTTTGTGTACATCCTAATGCACGGTGCATTCATCATTTAATTAATGTTCATCAATTctctattaaaatatattgatCTACAGTTAgtgtttataattataattatgaattcattcaaaatgAATGCACGATGCATTCAAATTAACAGGGTGTATGTCTCCTCATATTAATTTGTAGCTTAAGGTGCgaaattaatttagtatatatCAGCTTTCTGTTTCTAGTATATCTGACGAAATTCATCCATATTAACGAATGTGTCAGTGTACCGAATCTAATTGATATATTCCTTATATTCTTGTACGTGATAGAAATCGAACTTTAATGATTGTTTTACAAATCATTAAGGGTATATTGATATATTTACaccaatatttttatttttttacttttatggataatttattttattattatatgatACTTAGTAAAAAGGAGATGCATGATACAATTCATAGACTAAAGAAGATTAATAAGTTTTGGAGAGTGCAATAGGACTAGTGACTTGATGAGTCCCATCACTCCAAACAAATGAACCGAAAGCATAAACATTCTTAACAGCACCGCTCCCAGCTTTAACAGTGATATTGAACGTCTGCTTTTCCCCTACCGCATTGAAGCTCAGCGCCGTTGGCGCGATCTCCACCGTGTAACCCGCCGGCTGATTGATCGTCACCGAATACGACGATGTCGCAGGCCCCACGTTTGTAACGGTTCTCCCCACCGTCACCCATCCCTCCAACTCAGCAATCGCGAGCGACGGATAGTTGAAATGGCTCGCCGGAGGTATGTCGTCGGGGCAGTGGAAAGATGGGTCGAGTTGGTTGTCGCTGCTTCCGCAGAGGAAGAGTAGATAGTCTCCGTAATTTGCATCG
The genomic region above belongs to Salvia miltiorrhiza cultivar Shanhuang (shh) chromosome 5, IMPLAD_Smil_shh, whole genome shotgun sequence and contains:
- the LOC130985238 gene encoding subtilisin-like protease SBT5.6 isoform X3, yielding MNNQLISLAAFLLLNIVASSAQRQVYIVYLGEHNGQKTLQEIKNIHHSYLHSVKGSKEEAESCLIYSYKNVINGFSALLTPQEAHTISDMDGVISVFHSHPTKSRLHTTRSWDFISLLEANWDASKANGEELLSKASYGKNVIIGVLDSGVWPESESFNDEGMEPIPTSWNGICQTGVAFNSSHCNRKLVGARYYLKGYEAYFGPLDPTLDFRSPRDINGHGTHTASTIGGRRVPNAAAIGGVGNGTASGGAPLARLAIYKVCWPVPGQSPAEGNACLDDDMLAAFDDAIADGVGVISVSIGGNTSRPYTEDGIAIGALHAVRRNVVVACSAGNSGPDLSTVSNVAPWIITVAASSVDRVFSSPLLLGNGLTIELRKSQELPPISQLGLNLCLDGTLSPALVRGKAVFCWAGDTPQALEVQRAGGVATVLGNTVDGIGVVGRPYLIPATVVLSNEDQKLRIFNYSVTDAAPTATLIPTRTLLGTSPAPFMADFTSRGPNFIQPNILKPDITAPGLNIVAAWSEASSPLKVAEDNRVVKFQIDSGTSMSCPHVAAVAALLKAIHPDWSSAAVRSAIITTAKLTNNLGKPITDALGNPATPFEYGAGHIQPSKAVDPGLVYDATYDDYLLFLCSSSGGNLLDPSFNCPTNVPSPSNLNYPSLAIADLQGSFTVERTVTNVGVGNSSYSVTIDPPPGYLVRISPATLDFSMAGEKQSFSITVEVVSSANVYAFGWYRWSDGIHQVTSPISVWTVL
- the LOC130985238 gene encoding subtilisin-like protease SBT5.6 isoform X2, whose protein sequence is MNNQLISLAAFLLLNIVASSAQRQVYIVYLGEHNGQKTLQEIKNIHHSYLHSVKGSKEEAESCLIYSYKNVINGFSALLTPQEAHTISDMDGVISVFHSHPTKSRLHTTRSWDFISLLEANWDASKANGEELLSKASYGKNVIIGVLDSGVWPESESFNDEGMEPIPTSWNGICQTGVAFNSSHCNRKLVGARYYLKGYEAYFGPLDPTLDFRSPRDINGHGTHTASTIGGRRVPNAAAIGGVGNGTASGGAPLARLAIYKVCWPVPGQSPAEGNACLDDDMLAAFDDAIADGVGVISVSIGGNTSRPYTEDGIAIGALHAVRRNVVVACSAGNSGPDLSTVSNVAPWIITVAASSVDRVFSSPLLLGNGLTIEQLRKSQELPPISQLGLNLCLDGTLSPALVRGKAVFCWAGDTPQALEVQRAGGVATVLGNTVDGIGVVGRPYLIPATVVLSNEDQKLRIFNYSVTDAAPTATLIPTRTLLGTSPAPFMADFTSRGPNFIQPNILKPDITAPGLNIVAAWSEASSPLKVAEDNRVVKFQIDSGTSMSCPHVAAVAALLKAIHPDWSSAAVRSAIITTAKLTNNLGKPITDALGNPATPFEYGAGHIQPSKAVDPGLVYDATYDDYLLFLCSSSGGNLLDPSFNCPTNVPSPSNLNYPSLAIADLQGSFTVERTVTNVGVGNSSYSVTIDPPPGYLVRISPATLDFSMAGEKQSFSITVEVVSSANVYAFGWYRWSDGIHQVTSPISVWTVL
- the LOC130985238 gene encoding subtilisin-like protease SBT5.6 isoform X1; the encoded protein is MNNQLISLAAFLLLNIVASSAQRQVYIVYLGEHNGQKTLQEIKNIHHSYLHSVKGSKEEAESCLIYSYKNVINGFSALLTPQEAHTISDMDGVISVFHSHPTKSRLHTTRSWDFISLLEANWDASKANGEELLSKASYGKNVIIGVLDSGVWPESESFNDEGMEPIPTSWNGICQTGVAFNSSHCNRKLVGARYYLKGYEAYFGPLDPTLDFRSPRDINGHGTHTASTIGGRRVPNAAAIGGVGNGTASGGAPLARLAIYKVCWPVPGQSPAEGNACLDDDMLAAFDDAIADGVGVISVSIGGNTSRPYTEDGIAIGALHAVRRNVVVACSAGNSGPDLSTVSNVAPWIITVAASSVDRVFSSPLLLGNGLTIEGQSITPFQRATYPLVYAAAAEIPGTTTDLTTGLCLDGTLSPALVRGKAVFCWAGDTPQALEVQRAGGVATVLGNTVDGIGVVGRPYLIPATVVLSNEDQKLRIFNYSVTDAAPTATLIPTRTLLGTSPAPFMADFTSRGPNFIQPNILKPDITAPGLNIVAAWSEASSPLKVAEDNRVVKFQIDSGTSMSCPHVAAVAALLKAIHPDWSSAAVRSAIITTAKLTNNLGKPITDALGNPATPFEYGAGHIQPSKAVDPGLVYDATYDDYLLFLCSSSGGNLLDPSFNCPTNVPSPSNLNYPSLAIADLQGSFTVERTVTNVGVGNSSYSVTIDPPPGYLVRISPATLDFSMAGEKQSFSITVEVVSSANVYAFGWYRWSDGIHQVTSPISVWTVL